In Myxococcus stipitatus, the following are encoded in one genomic region:
- a CDS encoding DMT family transporter has translation MGASPARPLNSSAQSLRWVYAGLLVQVCISAGTYLFAKRSMVELPPLTVVLWRFYLSGLVFAGMLALMPAPRLPPRHEWRRIFILGMLAGPVNQVFFFTGLARSPAAHGALLYALTPLGVYLLGLARGHEQASRRTLLGIATAFTGVVVLLLGRGLAEASGSVVGDLLILCAVVAWVVYTTEGKGFVAVHGPLRATTWCMLMSSVLMLPLAPFVMETERVMASSLAAKGGILYLGLLTSVVAYLLWYYALSKVSPARVAIFSNLQPAATALAAWALLDESLHWELAVGGGLVLLGVRLTQMAVAPPAPVTPLPSVQGRPAA, from the coding sequence ATGGGCGCTTCGCCAGCTCGACCCCTGAATTCCTCCGCGCAGTCGCTGCGCTGGGTGTACGCCGGTCTCCTCGTCCAGGTCTGCATCAGCGCGGGTACGTACCTCTTCGCGAAGCGGTCCATGGTGGAGCTGCCGCCGCTCACCGTGGTGCTGTGGCGCTTCTATCTCAGCGGGCTGGTGTTCGCGGGGATGCTGGCGCTGATGCCCGCGCCCCGGTTGCCGCCGCGTCACGAGTGGCGCCGCATCTTCATCCTGGGGATGTTGGCCGGGCCGGTGAACCAGGTGTTCTTCTTCACGGGCCTGGCGCGCTCGCCCGCGGCGCACGGCGCGCTGCTGTATGCGCTCACGCCGCTGGGGGTGTACCTGCTGGGGTTGGCCAGGGGCCATGAGCAAGCCTCCCGGCGGACGCTGCTGGGAATCGCCACGGCATTCACCGGCGTGGTGGTGTTGCTCCTGGGACGCGGGTTGGCGGAGGCGAGCGGTTCGGTGGTGGGCGACCTGCTCATCCTGTGCGCGGTGGTGGCGTGGGTCGTCTACACGACGGAGGGCAAGGGCTTCGTCGCCGTTCACGGGCCGCTGCGGGCGACGACGTGGTGCATGCTGATGTCGTCGGTGCTGATGCTTCCGCTCGCGCCGTTCGTGATGGAGACCGAGCGGGTGATGGCCTCCAGCCTGGCGGCGAAGGGCGGCATCCTCTACCTGGGCCTGCTGACGTCCGTGGTGGCGTACCTGCTCTGGTACTACGCGCTGTCGAAGGTGTCTCCGGCGCGCGTAGCCATCTTCTCCAACCTGCAACCCGCCGCGACGGCGCTGGCGGCGTGGGCCTTGTTGGATGAGTCCCTCCACTGGGAGTTGGCGGTGGGCGGAGGGCTGGTGCTGTTGGGCGTGCGGCTCACGCAGATGGCGGTGGCGCCGCCCGCACCGGTGACGCCCCTGCCTTCCGTTCAGGGGCGCCCGGCGGCGTAG